In the Acanthopagrus latus isolate v.2019 chromosome 23, fAcaLat1.1, whole genome shotgun sequence genome, one interval contains:
- the LOC119013340 gene encoding uncharacterized protein LOC119013340 isoform X2 produces the protein MEASDFVQDKLTEWGFSEFKQRFEDEGIDKETFLSLGDSGRINVLIPKIGPRVKFRKRLKEYLQWNSMEACDFVQDKLTEWDLSELIQRFEDQGIDKETFLSLEESGNLNDLIPRTGPRVKFRKRLREYLQAQTDMHSQPPEMMDTDTGTYSDQEDNPEMDPTILSWHFQPTSTSDTDQDNEMVEQIAARLPHLWSAPSISILPRTRAQSHCSCNSQSGGCVANAGCSF, from the exons ATGGAGGCATCTGATTTTGTCCAGGACAAATTAACTGAATGGGGCTTCAGTGAGTTCAAGCAGAGATTTGAAG ATGAAGGCATTGACAAGGAGACGTTTCTAAGTCTCGGAGATTCGGGCAGAATCAATGTCCTGATACCTAAAATTGGACCAAGAGTCAAATTCAGAAAGAGACTCAAAGAATACCTACAG TGGAATTCAATGGAGGCATGTGATTTTGTCCAGGATAAATTAACTGAATGGGATCTCAGTGAGCTGATTCAGAGATTTGAAG ATCAAGGCATTGACAAGGAAACATTCCTAAGTCTTGAGGAGTCAGGCAACTTGAATGACTTAATTCCAAGAACTGGACCAAGAGTTAAATTCAGAAAGAGACTCAGAGAATATTTACAG GCCCAGACAGACATGCACTCTCAACCTCCTGAAATGATGGACACCGACACTGGCACATATTCAGACCAAGAGGACAACCCCGAAATG GATCCAACCATTCTTTCATGGCACTTTCAGCCCACTTCAACATCTGACACAGATCAAGACAATGAGATG GTAGAACAGATTGCGGCTAGACTGCCCCACCTCTGGTCTGCACCTAGTATATCCATTCTACCAAGAACCAGAGCCCAGAGTCACTGCAGCTGTAACAGCCAAAGTGGTGGGTGTGTTGCAAATGCTGGTTGTTCGTTTTAG
- the LOC119013340 gene encoding uncharacterized protein LOC119013340 isoform X1: MEASDFVQDKLTEWGFSEFKQRFEDEGIDKETFLSLGDSGRINVLIPKIGPRVKFRKRLKEYLQWNSMEACDFVQDKLTEWDLSELIQRFEDQGIDKETFLSLEESGNLNDLIPRTGPRVKFRKRLREYLQAQTDMHSQPPEMMDTDTGTYSDQEDNPEMDPTILSWHFQPTSTSDTDQDNEMNEEPVSNSNLNAGVLGVILFTLRHRLTAAFSELMALLNFVSPQLMTSFKHLSEKIPSLSAEFYCDECQKYMGKNTDNVHCSCDTMFNKKSSYERGSFFLSVSLKDLLKNILNIHGTELLPKTVNHKNDIKDVMDGEMYQNLLRQGKLAADDLTLMWNCDEVPIYEPTRWSIWPLQFTINELPYTKRMENVIVAGLWFGPKKPTMNTFLKPFIDECCDLAQNPFQWTDANGTVHSSKVFSLVCSSDAVARPLLRNCKQFNGEYGCDWCLHPGRVVEKHKGCMRSFPYDENKQAPRSNEMFRDDAKEAENTDSPKHGVKGLSLLSILPLFDIVFGFVPDYLHSVLMGVSKQLVSLWLNPVNSTKPWYVGDKISQMDSRLLCLKPPIEITRSPRSLKCWENWKAWEWRAFLLFYAFSVLPGILHPIYLEHYFVLSFSIHILLQESVSRHDLRLANASLVHFVKAMTELYGEENVSFNCHQLIHLADSVQNWGPLWATSTFSFERNNGNLRTLLNGFKNDPPQVYQRFLAWQYLPRHLSSSVFNRQSDFGELLAKLRPVNDNTDSAKPLGKSHNVDLTRPTKFALQELLNRPVLDKNVEAYDSFAKGHTVYHSTQCKGPTDCVIKLKNGCCGEIQLILLYKENCSCTSNCLCKAVPTIVVQLYHIKPDTLFHNIHPIHPSKAIIEKVEKTDQPKAFFFEDIRCKCMYVDGWLVPLPNTYERY; this comes from the exons ATGGAGGCATCTGATTTTGTCCAGGACAAATTAACTGAATGGGGCTTCAGTGAGTTCAAGCAGAGATTTGAAG ATGAAGGCATTGACAAGGAGACGTTTCTAAGTCTCGGAGATTCGGGCAGAATCAATGTCCTGATACCTAAAATTGGACCAAGAGTCAAATTCAGAAAGAGACTCAAAGAATACCTACAG TGGAATTCAATGGAGGCATGTGATTTTGTCCAGGATAAATTAACTGAATGGGATCTCAGTGAGCTGATTCAGAGATTTGAAG ATCAAGGCATTGACAAGGAAACATTCCTAAGTCTTGAGGAGTCAGGCAACTTGAATGACTTAATTCCAAGAACTGGACCAAGAGTTAAATTCAGAAAGAGACTCAGAGAATATTTACAG GCCCAGACAGACATGCACTCTCAACCTCCTGAAATGATGGACACCGACACTGGCACATATTCAGACCAAGAGGACAACCCCGAAATG GATCCAACCATTCTTTCATGGCACTTTCAGCCCACTTCAACATCTGACACAGATCAAGACAATGAGATG AATGAGGAGCCAGTGTCCAACAGTAACTTGAATGCAGGCGTACTTGGTGTGATACTCTTCACTCTGCGTCACCGCCTAACTGCAGCTTTCAGTGAATTAATGGCTCTACTGAATTTTGTCAGCCCTCAGCTGATGACTTCATTTAAGCATCTCTCTGAAAAGATTCCCTCCTTGTCTGCTGAGTTTTACTGTGATGAATGTCAAAAGTACATGGGAAAAAATACTGATAATGTTCATTGTAGCTGTGACACAAtgttcaacaaaaaaagcagttaTGAAAGGGGAAGCTTCTTTTTGTCTGTATCATTGAAAGACCTTCTGAAAAACATCCTTAATATTCATGGCACTGAGTTGTTACCTAAAACAGTCAATCACAAGAATGACATCAAAGATGTGATGGATGGGGAAATGTACCAGAACCTGCTTAGACAAGGAAAACTGGCTGCAGATGATCTTACACTGATGTGGAATTGTGATGAAGTACCAATCTATGAACCAACCAGATGGTCAATTTGGCCCCTTCAGTTTACCATCAATGAACTTCCTTACACAAAAAGAATGGAAAATGTGATAGTTGCAGGACTTTGGTTTGGCCCAAAAAAACCTACGATGAACACTTTTCTGAAGCCGTTCATTGATGAATGTTGTGATTTAGCCCAAAATCCATTTCAATGGACAGATGCCAATGGTACAGTTCACTCCTCAAAAGTCTTCTCCCTGGTTTGCTCCTCCGACGCCGTGGCAAGGCCGCTCCTTCGGAATTGCAAACAATTCAATGGTGAATATGGATGTGACTGGTGTTTACACCCTGGCAGGGtggtggaaaaacacaaggGATGCATGAGGTCCTTCCCatatgatgaaaacaaacaagcaccgaggtcaaatgaaatgtttaggGATGATGCAAAAGAggctgaaaacactgacagtccAAAACATGGAGTAAAAGGATTGTCCTTGCTGTCCATACTTCCCTTGTTTGATATTGTTTTCGGATTTGTACCCGATTACCTGCACTCAGTTCTCATGGGTGTTTCCAAGCAACTTGTGTCCCTGTGGTTGAACCCAGTTAATTCTACTAAACCTTGGTATGTAGGTGATAAGATTTCACAAATGGACTCCCGTCTTCTCTGTCTAAAGCCACCAATAGAAATAACCAGATCACCACGGTCACTAAAGTGTTGGGAGAACTGGAAAGCATGGGAGTGGCGAGCATTCCTCCTATTTTACGCTTTCAGTGTCCTGCCAGGTATCCTGCATCCTATATATCTGGAGCATTATTTTGTCTTGTCATTTAGTATTCACATTCTGCTACAAGAATCAGTATCCCGACATGACCTTCGGCTGGCCAATGCCTCCTTGGTGCACTTTGTGAAAGCCATGACAGAACTGTATGgtgaagaaaatgtgtctttcaacTGCCATCAGTTAATCCACTTAGCTGATAGTGTACAGAACTGGGGGCCTCTTTGGGCAACATCAACATTTAGTTTTGAGAGAAACAATGGAAATTTAAGGACTCTGCTTAACGGCTTTAAGAATGACCCTCCGCAAGTTTACCAGAGGTTTCTCGCTTGGCAGTACTTACCCAGACATCTTAGTTCTTCAGTTTTTAACCGACAGTCAGACTTTGGTGAGTTGTTAGCCAAGCTTAGACCAGTAAATGATAACACTGACTCTGCCAAACCCCTTGGAAAATCCCACAATGTGGACCTCACAAGACCCACCAAATTTGCGTTACAAGAGCTCTTGAATCGACCAGTTCTTGACAAGAACGTAGAAGCTTATGACAGCTTTGCTAAGGGTCACACTGTTTACCACTCGACACAATGTAAAGGCCCAACAGACTGCGTCATTAAACTCAAGAATGGCTGCTGTGGAGAAATACAGTTGATTTTACTTTATAAAGAGAACTGCAGTTGCACATCCAACTGTCTGTGCAAGGCTGTTCCAACCATTGTGGTCCAGCTCTATCACATCAAACCTGATACACTGTTCCACAATATAcaccccatccatccatcaaagGCAATcattgaaaaagttgaaaagacaGATCAACCTAAGGCTTTCTTCTTTGAGGATATCCggtgtaaatgtatgtatgttgaTGGTTGGCTTGTGCCTCTGCCAAACACATATGAGAGATATTAG
- the LOC119013336 gene encoding nuclear GTPase SLIP-GC-like: protein MKEEQTKFSVMDDFVQNKLTEWNLSNLITTFEAEDIDEGNICDLQDDTIRELIPKAGPRDHFKAKLNLLREEQNKTNQEHEEAADSAQVLPSTSGTNDKGKRKCDHLGESSNCQPLTTKRPRITTAQSSNQEQYILCLVKDIMTAVHHKIPKDDKLSTFLKDKIDEKIKDLENDKKELVGIFGKTGAGKSSLINAVIGKKNLLPSGSISACTSVMIKVEANMQSENYEVDIEFITKEEWHNEVHTFLGRETVLEVYDEKLSAMYGDEWKNKSSEELMDDKYFEEIKEFISSKTPKNLKCGSAEELSEAYVTFASSGGKYWPLVKYVTVKVPKKDLLQHVTLVDLPGTGDRNKSRDEMWKEVIGSCSTVWIVTDINRAASEKEPWEILERTCSLMGNGGQCQQIHFICTKTDLIDKDEKPAADVCAESKEEVRKRFRNLPKVERHFGHGDYFKVCTVSSTEFLKKNRLEPENEIPKLQKFLQNLNDCHSETKNYVSGALGILSLIQGTRSREPGKKAEVCNELEEKMRRELEKIKRTMEEAHKALEKCLSEGVETSKGTSERVLRPIREHDDKGGFYRILKCAVERNGSYKSQKADIEIDLNNDIASCLTDCIDEGFNKTFPNDGKTGPFYGAINAFSLDTERLKQKYKDVELQLTFLKTEEETIKMEINKCVQKEKKKVYNSVYTTIDEVMKECYKKAAACSGQGMLQRMRDIIETHVLDPKMFERAKDVMLSKLTALKEKSLKTLEETMQKSIEMSIKTAGDSIPDVTHELVFVGKCYNKLNESSDEETSLI from the exons ATGAAAGAGGAGCAGACAAAAT TTTCTgtcatggatgattttgttcagAACAAATTAACTGAATGGAATCTCAGCAATCTCATAACAACATTTGAGG CTGAAGACATTGATGAGGGAAATATTTGCGATCTTCAAGATGATACTATTAGGGAGCTTATCCCAAAAGCTGGACCAAGGGACCATTTCAAGGCTAAACTCAATTTGTTAAGG gaagaacaaaacaaaacaaatcag GAGcatgaagaagcagctgattCTGCTCAG GTTTTGCCATCCACCAGTGGCACAAATGATAAAG gaaagagaaagtgTGATCATCTGGGCGAGTCCAGCAACTGCCAACCTCTCACTACCAAACGACCACGAATCACTACAGCACAATCATCAAATCAGG AACAGTACATACTGTGTCTTGTGAAGGACATCATGACAGCTGTACATCACAAAATACCTAAGGACGATAAGCTCAGTACATTCCTGAA GGATAAAATCGATGAAAAAATCAAGGATTTGGAGAATGACAAAAAGGAGCTGGTCGGTATCTTTGGTAAAACTGGGGCTGGAAAGAGCTCTTTGATAAATGCTGTCATTGGAAAGAAGAACCTTCTGCCTTCAGGAAGCATCAGTGCATGTACCTCAGTCATGATTAAAGTGGAGGCCAACATGCAAAGTGAAAACTATGAGGTGGACATTGAGTTCATCACAAAAGAG gagTGGCACAATGAGGTGCATACATTTCTTGGCCGAGAAACAGTTCTGGAAGTGTACGATGAAAAGCTGTCAGCGATGTATGGAgatgaatggaaaaacaaatcctctGAAGAACTCATGGATGACAAGTATTTCGAAGAAATTAAAGAGTTTATCTCTTCGAAGACTCCCAAGAATTTGAAATGTGGATCa GCTGAAGAGCTGTCTGAGGCATATGTCACATTCGCCAGCAGTGGAGGAAAGTATTGGCCACTAGTGAAGTATGTGACTGTCAAGGTGCCGAAAAAGGATCTTCTCCAGCATGTCACACTTGTGGATCTTCCTGGAACTGGTGACCGTAACAAGAGCAGAGATGAAATGTGGAAAGAA GTAATAGGAAGTTGTTCTACTGTGTGGATTGTGACTGACATCAATCGAGCAGCATCAGAGAAAGAACCCTGGGAGATCCTGGAACGTACCTGTAGCCTCATGGGAAATGGTGGCCAGTGTCAGCAGATTCACTTCATCTGCACCAAGACAGATCTAATTGATAAAGATGAAAA GCCAGCAGCTGATGTCTGTGCTGAATCCAAGGAAGAAGTGAGAAAACGCTTCAGAAACCTACCCAAGGTTGAG AGACATTTTGGTCATGGTGACTATTTCAAAGTGTGCACAGTGAGCTCCACAGAGTTTCTGAAGAAAAATCGTCTAGAACCAGAAAATG aaatacCCAAACTTCAGAAGTTTTTGCAAAATCTCAATGACTGTCACTCAGAGACAAAAAACTATGTGTCTGGAGCTCTTGGGATTCTCTCTCTGATTCAAGGGACCCGCAGCAGAGAG cctGGCAAGAAAGCAGAGGTGTGCAACGAGCTTGAGGAGAAGATGAGGCGTGAActtgaaaaaatcaaaagaaccATGGAGGAGGCTCATAAGGCTCTTGAAAAATGCCTCAGTGAGGGCGTTGAAACATCAAAAGGAACAAGTGAACGTGTCTTGAGGCCCATCAGAGAACAT gaTGACAAGGGGGGTTTTTACAGGATACTGAAGTGTGCAGTTGAGAGAAATGGCTCCTACAAATCACAAAAAGCAGACATAGAAATAGACCTTAATAATGACATAGCTTCatgtctgactgactgcattGATGAGGGATTCAACAAGACCTTCCC AAATGATGGAAAAACTGGACCATTCTATGGGGCCATCAATGCGTTTTCCCTTgacacagagaggctgaaacaAAAGTACAAAGATGTTGAACTGCAACTGACATTTCTCAAGACAGAG GAAGAAACAATTAAGATGGAAATCAACAAATGTgttcagaaagaaaagaaaaaagtctacAACAGTGTGTATACAACAATCGATGAAGTCATGAAAGAATGCTATAAAA AAGCAGCAGCATGTAGTGGACAGGGCATGCTGCAGAGGATGAGAGACATTATTGAAACGCATGTGCTAGATCCAAAGATGTTTGAGCGGGCTAAAGATGTGATGCTGAGTAAGCTGACAGCCTTGAAG GAGAAAAGTCTGAAGACACTGGAGGAAACAATGCAGAAATCAATCGAGATGTCAATCAAGACAGCTGGTGACTCAATTCCCG ATGTAACACatgagcttgtgtttgtgggGAAATGCTACAATAAACTGAACGAGAGCTCAGATGAAGAAACGTCACTCATTTG a